A DNA window from Salvelinus fontinalis isolate EN_2023a chromosome 28, ASM2944872v1, whole genome shotgun sequence contains the following coding sequences:
- the LOC129826459 gene encoding kinesin-like protein KIF2A isoform X6 — protein MVGRFGKIVVGVYVEIKRSDGRIHQALVTSLNEDNESVTVEWMENGDTKGKEIDFESIFALNPDVAPEEEIAPSPETPPPPTPTSVKVNKITKNRRTIAPTKNGTPSRDNRVVSTRARPAPPQQLEPSPPPPPAQQPAQPTQAQTAQQLANARRKSNCVKEVEKLQEKRERRRIQQQELREKKAQEVDTTVPNYEILYMIRDFRASLDYRPLSTTDLIEEHRICVCVRKRPLNKKELTIRDLDVITIPSKDVVMVHEPKQKVDLTRYLENQTFRFDYAFDDSTTNEMVYRFTARPLVETIFERGMATCFAYGQTGSGKTHTMGGDFSGKNQDCSKGIYALAARDVFVMLKKPCYKKLDLQVYATFFEIYSGKVFDLLNGKAKLRVLEDGKQQVQVVGLHERDVKCTENVLKLIEVGNSCRTSGQTSANAHSSRSHAVFQIILRRKGKMHGKFSLIDLAGNERGADTSSADRQTRLEGAEINKSLLALKECIRALGRNKPHTPFRASKLTQVLRDSFIGENSRTCMIATISPGMTSCENTLNTLRYANRVKEFGISPSDIPFSQGGGSRSEFSELSPTHEVKELTVDANQVTEGVHPNIHVVDLLDNDWDHLGSSPQRDDLKLLCEQNEEEVSPQLFNFHEAVSQMVEMEEQVLEDHRAVFQESIRWLEDEKVLLEMTEEVDYDVDSYATQLEQILDQKIDILTELRDKVKSFRSSLQEEEQASKQINPKRPRALL, from the exons GACGAATACACCAAGCCTTGGTCACGTCGTTGAATGAAGACAACGAGAGCGTCACCGTGGAGTGGATGGAAAATGGAGACAccaaagggaaagag ATTGACTTTGAGAGTATATTTGCACTAAACCCAGATGTGGCCCCAGAAGAGGAGATCGCCCCCAGCCCAGAGACCCCGCCCCCACCAACGCCCACCTCTGTGAAAGTCAACAAGATCACCAAG AACCGGCGAACAATAGCGCCCACTAAGAATGGCACTCCGTCCAGGGATAACAGAG TGGTGTCGACCCGGGCCAGACCAGCTCCACCCCAGCAGCTAGagccttcccctcctcctcctcccgcccAGCAGCCAGCCCAGCCCACTCAGGCCCAGACAGCCCAACAGTTAGCCAACG CGAGGAGGAAGTCCAACTGTGTGAAGGAAGTGGAGAAActgcaggagaagagagagagacgacgGATACAGCAACAGGAGCTGagggagaagaaggcacag GAGGTGGACACCACTGTCCCTAACTATGAGATCCTGTATATGATCAGAGACTTCCGTGCCAGTCTGGACTACCGGCCGCTGTCCACCACAGATCTG ATTGAAGAGCACAGaatatgtgtttgtgtgaggAAACGTCCACTCAACAAGAAAG AGCTGACTATAAGGGACCTGGATGTGATTACCATCCCCAGTAAGGATGTGGTGATGGTTCATGAACCCAAGCAGAAGGTGGACCTGACACGCTACCTGGAGAACCAGACCTTCCGCTTCGACTACGCCTTTGATGACAGCACCACTAATGAAATGGtttacag GTTTACTGCCAGGCCCCTGGTAGAGACCATCTTTGAGAGGGGCATGGCCACGTGCTTCGCCTATGGACAGACTGGTAGTGGCAAAACACAT ACTATGGGTGGAGATTTTTCTGGAAAGAACCAGGATTGTTCTAAAGGGATTTATGCATTAGCTG CTCGGGATGTGTTTGTCATGTTGAAGAAACCCTGCTACAAGAAGTTAGATCTTCAGGTGTACGCAACCTTCTTTGAAATCTACAGTGGAAAG GTGTTTGACCTGCTGAATGGTAAGGCTAAGCTCCGGGTGCTGGAGGATGGGAAGCAGCAGGTGCAGGTGGTGGGGTTGCATGAGAGAGATGTCAAATGCACAGAGAATGTCCTCAAACTCATAGAAGTGGGAAACAGCTGCAG aaCGTCAGGGCAGACCTCGGCCAACGCCCACTCGTCCCGTAGCCACGCCGTGTTCCAGATCATtctgaggaggaaggggaagatgCATGGCAAGTTCTCCCTGATCGACCTGGCGGGGAACGAGAGGGGGGCCGACACATCCAGCGCTGACCGCCAGACACGCCTGGAGGGAGCTGAGATCAACAAGAGCCTTCTGGCACTAAAG GAGTGCATCAGGGCGCTGGGACGGAACAAACCACACACTCCATTCAGGGCCAGCAAGCTCACACAGGTCCTCCGAGACTCCTTCATAGGGGAGAACTCCCGCACATGCATG ATAGCCACCATCTCTCCTGGCATGACATCCTGTGAGAACACCCTCAACACGCTACGCTACGCTAACAG AGTAAAGGAGTTTGGGATCAGTCCCTCAGACATCCCCTTCTCCCAGGGCGGTGGAAGTCGCTCGGAGTTCTCGGAGCTCTCGCCCACCCATGA AGTGAAGGAGTTGACGGTGGACGCTAACCAGGTGACCGAGGGGGTCCATCCCAACATCCATGTGGTGGACCTGCTGGACAATGACTGGGACCACCTGGGCAGCTCCCCCCAGAGAGACGACCTCAAACTGCTCTGTGAGCAGAAC gaggaggaggtgtcacCCCAGCTCTTTAACTTCCATGAGGCTGTGTCTCAGATGGTGGAGATGGAGGAACAGGTGCTGGAGGACCACAGAGCTGTCTTCCAG GAGTCTATCCGGTGGCTGGAGGATGAGAAGGTTCTGCTGGAAATGACTGAGGAGGTGGACTATGACGTGGACTCCTACGCCACTCAGCTAGAGCAGATACTGGATCAGAAGATTGATATCCTCACTGAGCTCAGAG ATAAAGTGAAGTCGTTCCGCTCGTCGCTCCAAGAAGAGGAACAAGCCAGTAAGCAGATCAATCCTAAGAGGCCACGTGCCCTGCTGTAG
- the LOC129826459 gene encoding kinesin-like protein KIF2A isoform X5: MVGRFGKIVVGVYVEIKRSDGRIHQALVTSLNEDNESVTVEWMENGDTKGKEIDFESIFALNPDVAPEEEIAPSPETPPPPTPTSVKVNKITKNRRTIAPTKNGTPSRDNRVVSTRARPAPPQQLEPSPPPPPAQQPAQPTQAQTAQQLANARRKSNCVKEVEKLQEKRERRRIQQQELREKKAQEVDTTVPNYEILYMIRDFRASLDYRPLSTTDLIEEHRICVCVRKRPLNKKELTIRDLDVITIPSKDVVMVHEPKQKVDLTRYLENQTFRFDYAFDDSTTNEMVYRFTARPLVETIFERGMATCFAYGQTGSGKTHTMGGDFSGKNQDCSKGIYALAARDVFVMLKKPCYKKLDLQVYATFFEIYSGKVFDLLNGKAKLRVLEDGKQQVQVVGLHERDVKCTENVLKLIEVGNSCRTSGQTSANAHSSRSHAVFQIILRRKGKMHGKFSLIDLAGNERGADTSSADRQTRLEGAEINKSLLALKECIRALGRNKPHTPFRASKLTQVLRDSFIGENSRTCMIATISPGMTSCENTLNTLRYANRVKEFGISPSDIPFSQGGGSRSEFSELSPTHEYDDFATSPCRVKELTVDANQVTEGVHPNIHVVDLLDNDWDHLGSSPQRDDLKLLCEQNEEEVSPQLFNFHEAVSQMVEMEEQVLEDHRAVFQESIRWLEDEKVLLEMTEEVDYDVDSYATQLEQILDQKIDILTELRDKVKSFRSSLQEEEQASKQINPKRPRALL; this comes from the exons GACGAATACACCAAGCCTTGGTCACGTCGTTGAATGAAGACAACGAGAGCGTCACCGTGGAGTGGATGGAAAATGGAGACAccaaagggaaagag ATTGACTTTGAGAGTATATTTGCACTAAACCCAGATGTGGCCCCAGAAGAGGAGATCGCCCCCAGCCCAGAGACCCCGCCCCCACCAACGCCCACCTCTGTGAAAGTCAACAAGATCACCAAG AACCGGCGAACAATAGCGCCCACTAAGAATGGCACTCCGTCCAGGGATAACAGAG TGGTGTCGACCCGGGCCAGACCAGCTCCACCCCAGCAGCTAGagccttcccctcctcctcctcccgcccAGCAGCCAGCCCAGCCCACTCAGGCCCAGACAGCCCAACAGTTAGCCAACG CGAGGAGGAAGTCCAACTGTGTGAAGGAAGTGGAGAAActgcaggagaagagagagagacgacgGATACAGCAACAGGAGCTGagggagaagaaggcacag GAGGTGGACACCACTGTCCCTAACTATGAGATCCTGTATATGATCAGAGACTTCCGTGCCAGTCTGGACTACCGGCCGCTGTCCACCACAGATCTG ATTGAAGAGCACAGaatatgtgtttgtgtgaggAAACGTCCACTCAACAAGAAAG AGCTGACTATAAGGGACCTGGATGTGATTACCATCCCCAGTAAGGATGTGGTGATGGTTCATGAACCCAAGCAGAAGGTGGACCTGACACGCTACCTGGAGAACCAGACCTTCCGCTTCGACTACGCCTTTGATGACAGCACCACTAATGAAATGGtttacag GTTTACTGCCAGGCCCCTGGTAGAGACCATCTTTGAGAGGGGCATGGCCACGTGCTTCGCCTATGGACAGACTGGTAGTGGCAAAACACAT ACTATGGGTGGAGATTTTTCTGGAAAGAACCAGGATTGTTCTAAAGGGATTTATGCATTAGCTG CTCGGGATGTGTTTGTCATGTTGAAGAAACCCTGCTACAAGAAGTTAGATCTTCAGGTGTACGCAACCTTCTTTGAAATCTACAGTGGAAAG GTGTTTGACCTGCTGAATGGTAAGGCTAAGCTCCGGGTGCTGGAGGATGGGAAGCAGCAGGTGCAGGTGGTGGGGTTGCATGAGAGAGATGTCAAATGCACAGAGAATGTCCTCAAACTCATAGAAGTGGGAAACAGCTGCAG aaCGTCAGGGCAGACCTCGGCCAACGCCCACTCGTCCCGTAGCCACGCCGTGTTCCAGATCATtctgaggaggaaggggaagatgCATGGCAAGTTCTCCCTGATCGACCTGGCGGGGAACGAGAGGGGGGCCGACACATCCAGCGCTGACCGCCAGACACGCCTGGAGGGAGCTGAGATCAACAAGAGCCTTCTGGCACTAAAG GAGTGCATCAGGGCGCTGGGACGGAACAAACCACACACTCCATTCAGGGCCAGCAAGCTCACACAGGTCCTCCGAGACTCCTTCATAGGGGAGAACTCCCGCACATGCATG ATAGCCACCATCTCTCCTGGCATGACATCCTGTGAGAACACCCTCAACACGCTACGCTACGCTAACAG AGTAAAGGAGTTTGGGATCAGTCCCTCAGACATCCCCTTCTCCCAGGGCGGTGGAAGTCGCTCGGAGTTCTCGGAGCTCTCGCCCACCCATGAGTACGATGACTTTGCTACTTCTCCCTGCAG AGTGAAGGAGTTGACGGTGGACGCTAACCAGGTGACCGAGGGGGTCCATCCCAACATCCATGTGGTGGACCTGCTGGACAATGACTGGGACCACCTGGGCAGCTCCCCCCAGAGAGACGACCTCAAACTGCTCTGTGAGCAGAAC gaggaggaggtgtcacCCCAGCTCTTTAACTTCCATGAGGCTGTGTCTCAGATGGTGGAGATGGAGGAACAGGTGCTGGAGGACCACAGAGCTGTCTTCCAG GAGTCTATCCGGTGGCTGGAGGATGAGAAGGTTCTGCTGGAAATGACTGAGGAGGTGGACTATGACGTGGACTCCTACGCCACTCAGCTAGAGCAGATACTGGATCAGAAGATTGATATCCTCACTGAGCTCAGAG ATAAAGTGAAGTCGTTCCGCTCGTCGCTCCAAGAAGAGGAACAAGCCAGTAAGCAGATCAATCCTAAGAGGCCACGTGCCCTGCTGTAG
- the LOC129826459 gene encoding kinesin-like protein KIF2A isoform X3, with product MVGRFGKIVVGVYVEIKRSDGRIHQALVTSLNEDNESVTVEWMENGDTKGKEIDFESIFALNPDVAPEEEIAPSPETPPPPTPTSVKVNKITKQNRRTIAPTKNGTPSRDNRVVSTRARPAPPQQLEPSPPPPPAQQPAQPTQAQTAQQLANEASLHQLSRKEFGQLSRRKSNCVKEVEKLQEKRERRRIQQQELREKKAQEVDTTVPNYEILYMIRDFRASLDYRPLSTTDLIEEHRICVCVRKRPLNKKELTIRDLDVITIPSKDVVMVHEPKQKVDLTRYLENQTFRFDYAFDDSTTNEMVYRFTARPLVETIFERGMATCFAYGQTGSGKTHTMGGDFSGKNQDCSKGIYALAARDVFVMLKKPCYKKLDLQVYATFFEIYSGKVFDLLNGKAKLRVLEDGKQQVQVVGLHERDVKCTENVLKLIEVGNSCRTSGQTSANAHSSRSHAVFQIILRRKGKMHGKFSLIDLAGNERGADTSSADRQTRLEGAEINKSLLALKECIRALGRNKPHTPFRASKLTQVLRDSFIGENSRTCMIATISPGMTSCENTLNTLRYANRVKEFGISPSDIPFSQGGGSRSEFSELSPTHEVKELTVDANQVTEGVHPNIHVVDLLDNDWDHLGSSPQRDDLKLLCEQNEEEVSPQLFNFHEAVSQMVEMEEQVLEDHRAVFQESIRWLEDEKVLLEMTEEVDYDVDSYATQLEQILDQKIDILTELRDKVKSFRSSLQEEEQASKQINPKRPRALL from the exons GACGAATACACCAAGCCTTGGTCACGTCGTTGAATGAAGACAACGAGAGCGTCACCGTGGAGTGGATGGAAAATGGAGACAccaaagggaaagag ATTGACTTTGAGAGTATATTTGCACTAAACCCAGATGTGGCCCCAGAAGAGGAGATCGCCCCCAGCCCAGAGACCCCGCCCCCACCAACGCCCACCTCTGTGAAAGTCAACAAGATCACCAAG CAGAACCGGCGAACAATAGCGCCCACTAAGAATGGCACTCCGTCCAGGGATAACAGAG TGGTGTCGACCCGGGCCAGACCAGCTCCACCCCAGCAGCTAGagccttcccctcctcctcctcccgcccAGCAGCCAGCCCAGCCCACTCAGGCCCAGACAGCCCAACAGTTAGCCAACG AAGCGTCATTGCATCAGCTAAGCAGAAAGGAGTTTGGACAGCTTT CGAGGAGGAAGTCCAACTGTGTGAAGGAAGTGGAGAAActgcaggagaagagagagagacgacgGATACAGCAACAGGAGCTGagggagaagaaggcacag GAGGTGGACACCACTGTCCCTAACTATGAGATCCTGTATATGATCAGAGACTTCCGTGCCAGTCTGGACTACCGGCCGCTGTCCACCACAGATCTG ATTGAAGAGCACAGaatatgtgtttgtgtgaggAAACGTCCACTCAACAAGAAAG AGCTGACTATAAGGGACCTGGATGTGATTACCATCCCCAGTAAGGATGTGGTGATGGTTCATGAACCCAAGCAGAAGGTGGACCTGACACGCTACCTGGAGAACCAGACCTTCCGCTTCGACTACGCCTTTGATGACAGCACCACTAATGAAATGGtttacag GTTTACTGCCAGGCCCCTGGTAGAGACCATCTTTGAGAGGGGCATGGCCACGTGCTTCGCCTATGGACAGACTGGTAGTGGCAAAACACAT ACTATGGGTGGAGATTTTTCTGGAAAGAACCAGGATTGTTCTAAAGGGATTTATGCATTAGCTG CTCGGGATGTGTTTGTCATGTTGAAGAAACCCTGCTACAAGAAGTTAGATCTTCAGGTGTACGCAACCTTCTTTGAAATCTACAGTGGAAAG GTGTTTGACCTGCTGAATGGTAAGGCTAAGCTCCGGGTGCTGGAGGATGGGAAGCAGCAGGTGCAGGTGGTGGGGTTGCATGAGAGAGATGTCAAATGCACAGAGAATGTCCTCAAACTCATAGAAGTGGGAAACAGCTGCAG aaCGTCAGGGCAGACCTCGGCCAACGCCCACTCGTCCCGTAGCCACGCCGTGTTCCAGATCATtctgaggaggaaggggaagatgCATGGCAAGTTCTCCCTGATCGACCTGGCGGGGAACGAGAGGGGGGCCGACACATCCAGCGCTGACCGCCAGACACGCCTGGAGGGAGCTGAGATCAACAAGAGCCTTCTGGCACTAAAG GAGTGCATCAGGGCGCTGGGACGGAACAAACCACACACTCCATTCAGGGCCAGCAAGCTCACACAGGTCCTCCGAGACTCCTTCATAGGGGAGAACTCCCGCACATGCATG ATAGCCACCATCTCTCCTGGCATGACATCCTGTGAGAACACCCTCAACACGCTACGCTACGCTAACAG AGTAAAGGAGTTTGGGATCAGTCCCTCAGACATCCCCTTCTCCCAGGGCGGTGGAAGTCGCTCGGAGTTCTCGGAGCTCTCGCCCACCCATGA AGTGAAGGAGTTGACGGTGGACGCTAACCAGGTGACCGAGGGGGTCCATCCCAACATCCATGTGGTGGACCTGCTGGACAATGACTGGGACCACCTGGGCAGCTCCCCCCAGAGAGACGACCTCAAACTGCTCTGTGAGCAGAAC gaggaggaggtgtcacCCCAGCTCTTTAACTTCCATGAGGCTGTGTCTCAGATGGTGGAGATGGAGGAACAGGTGCTGGAGGACCACAGAGCTGTCTTCCAG GAGTCTATCCGGTGGCTGGAGGATGAGAAGGTTCTGCTGGAAATGACTGAGGAGGTGGACTATGACGTGGACTCCTACGCCACTCAGCTAGAGCAGATACTGGATCAGAAGATTGATATCCTCACTGAGCTCAGAG ATAAAGTGAAGTCGTTCCGCTCGTCGCTCCAAGAAGAGGAACAAGCCAGTAAGCAGATCAATCCTAAGAGGCCACGTGCCCTGCTGTAG
- the LOC129826459 gene encoding kinesin-like protein KIF2A isoform X2 yields MVGRFGKIVVGVYVEIKRSDGRIHQALVTSLNEDNESVTVEWMENGDTKGKEIDFESIFALNPDVAPEEEIAPSPETPPPPTPTSVKVNKITKNRRTIAPTKNGTPSRDNRVVSTRARPAPPQQLEPSPPPPPAQQPAQPTQAQTAQQLANEASLHQLSRKEFGQLSRRKSNCVKEVEKLQEKRERRRIQQQELREKKAQEVDTTVPNYEILYMIRDFRASLDYRPLSTTDLIEEHRICVCVRKRPLNKKELTIRDLDVITIPSKDVVMVHEPKQKVDLTRYLENQTFRFDYAFDDSTTNEMVYRFTARPLVETIFERGMATCFAYGQTGSGKTHTMGGDFSGKNQDCSKGIYALAARDVFVMLKKPCYKKLDLQVYATFFEIYSGKVFDLLNGKAKLRVLEDGKQQVQVVGLHERDVKCTENVLKLIEVGNSCRTSGQTSANAHSSRSHAVFQIILRRKGKMHGKFSLIDLAGNERGADTSSADRQTRLEGAEINKSLLALKECIRALGRNKPHTPFRASKLTQVLRDSFIGENSRTCMIATISPGMTSCENTLNTLRYANRVKEFGISPSDIPFSQGGGSRSEFSELSPTHEYDDFATSPCRVKELTVDANQVTEGVHPNIHVVDLLDNDWDHLGSSPQRDDLKLLCEQNEEEVSPQLFNFHEAVSQMVEMEEQVLEDHRAVFQESIRWLEDEKVLLEMTEEVDYDVDSYATQLEQILDQKIDILTELRDKVKSFRSSLQEEEQASKQINPKRPRALL; encoded by the exons GACGAATACACCAAGCCTTGGTCACGTCGTTGAATGAAGACAACGAGAGCGTCACCGTGGAGTGGATGGAAAATGGAGACAccaaagggaaagag ATTGACTTTGAGAGTATATTTGCACTAAACCCAGATGTGGCCCCAGAAGAGGAGATCGCCCCCAGCCCAGAGACCCCGCCCCCACCAACGCCCACCTCTGTGAAAGTCAACAAGATCACCAAG AACCGGCGAACAATAGCGCCCACTAAGAATGGCACTCCGTCCAGGGATAACAGAG TGGTGTCGACCCGGGCCAGACCAGCTCCACCCCAGCAGCTAGagccttcccctcctcctcctcccgcccAGCAGCCAGCCCAGCCCACTCAGGCCCAGACAGCCCAACAGTTAGCCAACG AAGCGTCATTGCATCAGCTAAGCAGAAAGGAGTTTGGACAGCTTT CGAGGAGGAAGTCCAACTGTGTGAAGGAAGTGGAGAAActgcaggagaagagagagagacgacgGATACAGCAACAGGAGCTGagggagaagaaggcacag GAGGTGGACACCACTGTCCCTAACTATGAGATCCTGTATATGATCAGAGACTTCCGTGCCAGTCTGGACTACCGGCCGCTGTCCACCACAGATCTG ATTGAAGAGCACAGaatatgtgtttgtgtgaggAAACGTCCACTCAACAAGAAAG AGCTGACTATAAGGGACCTGGATGTGATTACCATCCCCAGTAAGGATGTGGTGATGGTTCATGAACCCAAGCAGAAGGTGGACCTGACACGCTACCTGGAGAACCAGACCTTCCGCTTCGACTACGCCTTTGATGACAGCACCACTAATGAAATGGtttacag GTTTACTGCCAGGCCCCTGGTAGAGACCATCTTTGAGAGGGGCATGGCCACGTGCTTCGCCTATGGACAGACTGGTAGTGGCAAAACACAT ACTATGGGTGGAGATTTTTCTGGAAAGAACCAGGATTGTTCTAAAGGGATTTATGCATTAGCTG CTCGGGATGTGTTTGTCATGTTGAAGAAACCCTGCTACAAGAAGTTAGATCTTCAGGTGTACGCAACCTTCTTTGAAATCTACAGTGGAAAG GTGTTTGACCTGCTGAATGGTAAGGCTAAGCTCCGGGTGCTGGAGGATGGGAAGCAGCAGGTGCAGGTGGTGGGGTTGCATGAGAGAGATGTCAAATGCACAGAGAATGTCCTCAAACTCATAGAAGTGGGAAACAGCTGCAG aaCGTCAGGGCAGACCTCGGCCAACGCCCACTCGTCCCGTAGCCACGCCGTGTTCCAGATCATtctgaggaggaaggggaagatgCATGGCAAGTTCTCCCTGATCGACCTGGCGGGGAACGAGAGGGGGGCCGACACATCCAGCGCTGACCGCCAGACACGCCTGGAGGGAGCTGAGATCAACAAGAGCCTTCTGGCACTAAAG GAGTGCATCAGGGCGCTGGGACGGAACAAACCACACACTCCATTCAGGGCCAGCAAGCTCACACAGGTCCTCCGAGACTCCTTCATAGGGGAGAACTCCCGCACATGCATG ATAGCCACCATCTCTCCTGGCATGACATCCTGTGAGAACACCCTCAACACGCTACGCTACGCTAACAG AGTAAAGGAGTTTGGGATCAGTCCCTCAGACATCCCCTTCTCCCAGGGCGGTGGAAGTCGCTCGGAGTTCTCGGAGCTCTCGCCCACCCATGAGTACGATGACTTTGCTACTTCTCCCTGCAG AGTGAAGGAGTTGACGGTGGACGCTAACCAGGTGACCGAGGGGGTCCATCCCAACATCCATGTGGTGGACCTGCTGGACAATGACTGGGACCACCTGGGCAGCTCCCCCCAGAGAGACGACCTCAAACTGCTCTGTGAGCAGAAC gaggaggaggtgtcacCCCAGCTCTTTAACTTCCATGAGGCTGTGTCTCAGATGGTGGAGATGGAGGAACAGGTGCTGGAGGACCACAGAGCTGTCTTCCAG GAGTCTATCCGGTGGCTGGAGGATGAGAAGGTTCTGCTGGAAATGACTGAGGAGGTGGACTATGACGTGGACTCCTACGCCACTCAGCTAGAGCAGATACTGGATCAGAAGATTGATATCCTCACTGAGCTCAGAG ATAAAGTGAAGTCGTTCCGCTCGTCGCTCCAAGAAGAGGAACAAGCCAGTAAGCAGATCAATCCTAAGAGGCCACGTGCCCTGCTGTAG